The genomic DNA GCTCGATTTCGATGTCCTCCGCGGGTTCGCCCTCGGCCGTGACGCGCTCGATGGCGCCCGCCTTCTCCAGCAAGGAGCACAGGTTGGCCGCGCTGTACACCGAGAAGTTGTTCTCCTGCAGCTCGTCGACGCGAGCGTTCACGGCGGATGCCGGCTGCGGCTCGGCGCAGGCGGCCAGGATGCCCAGCAGCACCGTGCGGCGCGGCGCCATGGCCTCCAACAAGTCGGCGATGCGCTCTTCAGCGGGCTTTTCGCAGATGGCGGGCGTGGCGGGTGCCATCGCGTCGTGAGCGAGCGCGTCTTCGGCGGCGCTCACCGTGGCGACGAACTCGTCGGCACGGCCTTCGACCTCGGTCGCATCGTCTTCGAAATCTTCAAGTGGATCGAACCCGTCGTAGTCGGGCTCAAGAGAAAGATGCTGGTTCGTGGAATCGTGAGTCATGTTCCGCCCCTCGTCAGACATTGTTTGCACTTACGGCGCACAGCACCGCGAAACCTCACCCCTGAGGTTCCCACTTTTGCAAACAATGTCCGCTTCGCACGCGATCAGCGTGCCGGCGGACTCCCCAAGGCCACATGATAGGGAGGCCTGTCGAAGGTGTCAAGCGCGTTTTTTCTCGCGTGAGACGGCGAAAGTGGTTATACTGTGCGGTGCAAGGGGGTAGACGAGAAAGGGTGAAGTCATGGCTCACGTGACGAATTTCCTCGGTCTGCTCGAACAACTTCAGAGCGCCGACATTACGGTTCATCAGGGTCGTTGCGCTATTGTGCGCAATCGCAACGCAACGTGCATGAAGTGCGCCGACGTGTGCACGAGCGGTTGCATCTCCTATGACGACAACGAGCTGGTCATCGAACCCGAGCGGTGCATCGGGTGCGGAACCTGCGCCACCGTGTGTCCCACCTGCGCGCTTGAAGCGCATCGTCCGAACGATGCCGAGCTTCTGCAAGCATGCCGCGCGGCGGCTGACGTGGCCGACGGACAGGTGGTTATCGCCTGCGATCAGCTGCTTGCCGCGGCCGACGGGTTGTACGACCCCGAGAAGGTGGTGGGCGTCACGTGCCTGGGGCGCGTGGAGGAGAGCCTGCTGGTCACGCTGGCGGCGTTGGGCGTGCGCCGCGTGAGCCTCGTGCAGGCGCGCTGCGCGCAATGCGAGCATGTCTCGGGTTTCGAGATGGCGCGGGTTGTGTGCGACACGGCAAGCGCGCTGCTTGCAACCTGGAACAACGATATGCGCATCGACCTGGCGGAAAAGCTTCCCTCATCCGTGCGCCGGGCGGGCGACGAGGGCTACGACGCGAGCCGTCGGAGCTTCTTCTCCAGCATGAAGGACGAGGCTAAGAACGTTGCGGCGGTGACGGCTGACTACGCCGTCAAGGACGCATTGGGTGTGGAGGAGCGGCGGGAGCCGAGGTTCGTGAAGGTGGGCAAGGACGGCACGCTGCCTCACTTCATTCCCGACCGCCGCGAACGTTTGCTGGCCGCGCTCGATTCGTTGGGGCAGCCGCAGGATGTGCTCATGGACACGCGCTTGTGGGGCCATGTGATCATCGATCCCGAGAAGTGCTCGTCGTGCCAGATGTGCGCCACGTTCTGCCCCACCGGGGCCATCGCGAAGTACGCGGGTGAGGACGGCTCGATCGGCGTGACGCATCGTCCGGTCGATTGCGTGAAGTGCCGCTGCTGCACCGACATCTGCCCGGAAGGCGCGCTCGAGCTGTCCGACGAAGTGTTCGCCGTCGATCTGCTGTCGGGCGCGCAGGAGCGCTATCCGATGAAGCCGCTCAAGAACCCGCCGGGCAACCCGCACCAGATCTGGCACTCCATGAAGGATCTGCTCAACTGCGACC from Eggerthella lenta DSM 2243 includes the following:
- a CDS encoding 4Fe-4S binding protein — its product is MAHVTNFLGLLEQLQSADITVHQGRCAIVRNRNATCMKCADVCTSGCISYDDNELVIEPERCIGCGTCATVCPTCALEAHRPNDAELLQACRAAADVADGQVVIACDQLLAAADGLYDPEKVVGVTCLGRVEESLLVTLAALGVRRVSLVQARCAQCEHVSGFEMARVVCDTASALLATWNNDMRIDLAEKLPSSVRRAGDEGYDASRRSFFSSMKDEAKNVAAVTADYAVKDALGVEERREPRFVKVGKDGTLPHFIPDRRERLLAALDSLGQPQDVLMDTRLWGHVIIDPEKCSSCQMCATFCPTGAIAKYAGEDGSIGVTHRPVDCVKCRCCTDICPEGALELSDEVFAVDLLSGAQERYPMKPLKNPPGNPHQIWHSMKDLLNCDQVYER